In Deferrivibrio essentukiensis, a single window of DNA contains:
- the metK gene encoding methionine adenosyltransferase encodes MSERKFVFTSESVTEGHPDKVADQISDAILDAMLKDDPYSRVACETMVTTGLAIVAGEVTTRTYVDIPELVRETVKEIGYTRAKYGFDYETCGVITTIDKQSPDIAMGVDTGGAGDQGLMFGFACDETEELMPLPIMLAHKICMKLAEVRKKDILPYLRPDGKSQVTIEYEGNKPLRVDTVVVSTQHSPDVKLKDLKEDVIEKVIKEVIPSHLLDAENITYHINPTGRFVIGGPMGDCGLTGRKIIVDTYGGSGRHGGGCFSGKDPSKVDRSAAYAARWVAKNIVASGVAKRCEIQLAYAIGVARPVSILVNTFDTGIIPEAEIEKIVKQLFDLTPKGIMEALDLRRPIYKQTAAYGHFGREIFPWEKTNKADEIKSLAGKLGA; translated from the coding sequence GTGAGTGAAAGAAAATTTGTATTTACTTCTGAATCGGTTACCGAAGGTCATCCGGATAAAGTTGCCGATCAGATTAGTGATGCTATTTTAGATGCAATGTTAAAAGATGACCCTTATTCAAGGGTTGCTTGTGAAACAATGGTCACAACGGGGTTAGCCATAGTCGCAGGGGAAGTTACTACAAGGACTTATGTAGATATTCCGGAGTTAGTGAGAGAGACGGTAAAAGAGATTGGTTACACGAGAGCTAAGTATGGTTTTGATTACGAGACTTGCGGTGTAATTACAACCATTGACAAGCAGTCCCCTGATATCGCTATGGGTGTTGATACCGGTGGAGCCGGAGATCAGGGTTTAATGTTTGGTTTTGCGTGTGATGAAACAGAAGAGCTAATGCCTTTGCCTATAATGCTTGCCCATAAAATATGTATGAAACTTGCCGAAGTAAGAAAAAAAGATATATTGCCTTATCTAAGGCCTGACGGAAAATCTCAGGTAACAATTGAGTATGAAGGGAACAAACCTTTGAGAGTAGACACAGTGGTTGTTTCAACTCAACATTCTCCTGACGTTAAGTTGAAAGACCTTAAGGAAGATGTGATTGAAAAGGTTATAAAAGAGGTGATTCCTTCACATTTGTTAGATGCAGAAAATATAACATACCATATAAATCCTACAGGACGTTTTGTAATAGGCGGCCCTATGGGGGATTGCGGTCTTACCGGAAGAAAAATAATTGTTGATACCTACGGTGGAAGTGGAAGGCATGGAGGTGGATGTTTCAGCGGAAAAGACCCTTCGAAGGTTGATAGAAGTGCAGCCTATGCTGCAAGATGGGTGGCAAAAAATATTGTAGCTTCTGGTGTAGCTAAAAGGTGTGAGATTCAGCTTGCATACGCTATAGGTGTTGCTCGTCCGGTATCTATCTTAGTAAATACCTTTGATACTGGTATAATCCCTGAGGCTGAAATTGAGAAAATTGTAAAGCAACTGTTTGACCTTACACCAAAAGGTATTATGGAAGCACTTGACTTAAGAAGGCCTATTTACAAACAAACTGCTGCATATGGACATTTCGGTAGAGAAATTTTCCCTTGGGAAAAGACCAATAAAGCTGACGAGATAAAGAGTTTAGCCGGGAAATTGGGTGCATAA
- a CDS encoding M16 family metallopeptidase, with translation MDRFVYNEYPIPVICDRDKNSELIILGVVFLNGSSDENPFNNGITHLIEHMVFKGTKKYSAKDISFKVESLGGYINAFTTKEYTCFYVKMINNNFNKLVDIFLDVCFNADFSEDEFYKEKDVIYSEIVSIKDNPQEYFSEISESYLFSNAGYCLPIAGSLETLENIKFETLTGYWNEYFGKYGYFGVISGNFDDKKLNFLASKIPEKQFVTKKYEKESIKIFEKEFDLRYEQTYLSYFLNLEDIYSKDKYAYHLISHMLCESMSSRLFQKLREDLGLCYNINSDVTLYKIGGYLSIDAEIDGRKYEKFNKNLVKELELIYKKGFKEKELRAAKNQILLSLRSGYESLSNRFEINTKQFINESRLIAPREIEGKIQGYSLQDLNFIYKKIYDYGITKCRTL, from the coding sequence ATGGATAGATTTGTATATAACGAATATCCCATACCTGTTATTTGCGACAGAGATAAAAATTCCGAATTAATTATCCTTGGTGTTGTATTTTTAAACGGAAGTTCAGATGAAAATCCTTTTAACAATGGTATTACTCATTTAATTGAACATATGGTTTTTAAAGGGACAAAAAAATATTCTGCAAAGGATATCTCATTTAAAGTTGAATCATTGGGTGGTTATATTAATGCTTTTACCACTAAAGAGTATACTTGTTTTTATGTTAAAATGATTAATAATAACTTTAATAAACTTGTTGATATTTTTCTTGATGTTTGTTTCAATGCGGATTTTAGTGAAGATGAGTTTTACAAGGAAAAAGATGTAATTTACTCTGAAATAGTTTCAATTAAAGATAACCCGCAAGAATATTTTTCCGAAATATCAGAAAGCTATCTATTTTCAAATGCAGGATATTGTCTGCCTATAGCTGGAAGCCTTGAAACCCTTGAAAATATAAAATTTGAGACATTGACGGGCTACTGGAATGAATATTTTGGCAAATATGGTTACTTTGGTGTGATTTCGGGTAACTTTGATGATAAAAAACTAAATTTTTTGGCATCAAAGATTCCTGAAAAGCAGTTTGTAACTAAAAAGTACGAAAAAGAAAGTATTAAAATTTTTGAAAAAGAATTTGATTTACGGTATGAACAAACCTACTTGTCATATTTCTTGAACCTTGAGGATATTTACTCGAAAGATAAATATGCGTATCATCTTATCAGTCATATGCTATGCGAATCTATGTCATCAAGATTATTTCAGAAATTGCGAGAAGATTTAGGTTTGTGTTATAATATAAATAGCGATGTGACTTTATATAAAATTGGGGGCTATTTGAGTATTGATGCCGAAATTGACGGTAGAAAATATGAAAAATTTAATAAAAATCTTGTTAAAGAGCTAGAGCTGATTTATAAAAAAGGTTTTAAAGAGAAAGAACTAAGGGCTGCAAAAAATCAGATTCTTCTAAGTTTAAGATCTGGTTATGAAAGTCTTTCAAACAGGTTTGAGATAAACACAAAGCAGTTTATTAACGAGAGCAGGCTTATTGCACCAAGAGAAATTGAAGGGAAGATACAAGGTTACAGTTTGCAAGATTTAAATTTTATATACAAAAAAATATATGATTACGGGATAACTAAATGCAGGACATTGTAG
- the tsaB gene encoding tRNA (adenosine(37)-N6)-threonylcarbamoyltransferase complex dimerization subunit type 1 TsaB, with the protein MNYIYIDTSGKRLVLGYYENFTLRGSVIIPSFKDINEKLVENFDFMLNNINIDLHKVDSFLVNIGPGSFTGVRIGVSFLQGVCMGLGKPCFGITAFDVAALSLDRQHVTIAIKLIGKHYGVKEFDFINGKYSECMNVTKDELKSFSELHIIDEGLNPLEGMSSSKFTEFITEAIPFYMRKSEAEINFDKGCNLN; encoded by the coding sequence GTGAATTATATTTATATTGATACATCTGGGAAACGCTTAGTACTTGGTTATTATGAAAATTTTACCTTAAGAGGTAGTGTTATCATCCCATCTTTTAAGGATATTAACGAAAAATTAGTTGAAAACTTCGACTTTATGCTGAATAATATTAATATAGATTTGCACAAAGTGGATAGTTTTTTAGTAAATATCGGTCCGGGCTCTTTTACAGGGGTGAGGATAGGTGTCTCTTTTTTACAGGGTGTTTGCATGGGGCTTGGTAAGCCCTGTTTTGGGATAACTGCTTTTGATGTGGCGGCTTTGAGCCTTGACAGACAACATGTAACTATTGCGATAAAGCTTATTGGTAAGCATTATGGCGTTAAAGAGTTTGACTTTATAAATGGGAAATATAGTGAATGTATGAATGTAACAAAAGATGAACTGAAAAGCTTTAGTGAACTTCATATTATTGATGAAGGTTTAAACCCTTTGGAAGGGATGAGTTCATCTAAGTTTACTGAGTTTATTACAGAAGCTATCCCATTTTATATGAGAAAATCTGAAGCGGAGATAAATTTTGATAAGGGTTGCAACCTTAACTGA
- a CDS encoding DUF465 domain-containing protein, which yields MLKVNEELVQKLLKENEEFKELYHEHISLEQDLEALYSLKYFPPEVEVRIKEIKKRKLKCKDRMEQIAAELD from the coding sequence ATGCTTAAAGTTAACGAGGAATTAGTTCAGAAGCTCTTGAAAGAGAATGAAGAATTTAAAGAATTGTATCACGAACACATATCTTTGGAACAGGACTTGGAAGCATTGTACAGCCTGAAATATTTTCCCCCCGAAGTTGAGGTAAGAATTAAAGAGATAAAAAAGAGAAAATTAAAATGTAAAGATAGAATGGAGCAGATTGCTGCTGAGTTAGATTAA
- the dut gene encoding dUTP diphosphatase codes for MQDIVVKVKSLDSLFIPEYATDGAAGADLKSAEDGVIKPGEVKLVKTGLFLEIPEGYEGQVRPRSGLALKFGVTVLNSPGTIDSDYRGEVGVILVNHSNKDFSYKKGDRIAQLVFSKVTKAKFESVEQVNSTSRGAGGFGHTGV; via the coding sequence ATGCAGGACATTGTAGTTAAGGTAAAAAGCTTAGATAGTTTGTTTATACCGGAATATGCAACAGATGGCGCTGCCGGTGCTGATTTAAAGTCGGCTGAGGATGGTGTGATTAAGCCGGGTGAAGTAAAATTAGTCAAAACAGGATTATTTTTAGAGATCCCAGAGGGGTATGAAGGTCAGGTAAGGCCCAGGAGCGGATTGGCTCTAAAGTTTGGCGTAACAGTTTTAAATTCACCCGGAACAATCGATAGTGATTACAGAGGTGAAGTTGGTGTAATATTGGTTAACCACAGCAATAAAGATTTTAGCTATAAAAAAGGGGATAGAATAGCACAGTTGGTATTTTCAAAAGTGACAAAAGCTAAATTTGAGAGTGTAGAGCAAGTAAATTCCACATCAAGAGGTGCTGGTGGATTTGGGCACACCGGGGTATAG
- the rimI gene encoding ribosomal protein S18-alanine N-acetyltransferase translates to MIRVATLTDLEEIVKIENENYDTPWSYESFLNELYSDKSTIYVYELEGEIAGYVVLYILIDEIDIANISVKKEYQGCKIGSRLMEFVLNKYIGYMFYLEVREDNMKAISLYEKFGFKSYSMRKDYYGRGINAILMKLNNLGVNYA, encoded by the coding sequence TTGATAAGGGTTGCAACCTTAACTGATTTAGAAGAGATAGTAAAAATCGAGAATGAAAATTATGACACCCCTTGGAGTTATGAATCTTTTTTAAATGAACTATATTCAGATAAGAGCACCATATATGTATATGAATTAGAAGGTGAAATAGCGGGATATGTGGTGTTGTATATATTAATTGATGAAATAGATATTGCAAATATTTCTGTTAAAAAAGAGTATCAGGGTTGTAAGATTGGCAGTAGGCTTATGGAATTTGTTTTAAATAAATATATAGGATATATGTTTTATCTGGAAGTCAGAGAAGATAATATGAAAGCTATTTCTCTTTATGAAAAGTTTGGATTTAAAAGTTACTCCATGAGAAAAGATTATTATGGACGAGGAATAAATGCAATTTTAATGAAATTAAATAACTTAGGGGTGAATTATGCTTAA